DNA from Malus sylvestris chromosome 11, drMalSylv7.2, whole genome shotgun sequence:
GAATTAAGCAATTTGTGCcatgttatatatatttatatgttctAAAGTACTACAAGATGGTTGAGTTTAGATTATGTCATGGTATATCCATATGCATGTTACCTACAAATAATTAATGTGAACTACGATTGGCTttatccctgtttagggtacgtaggcggTCTAACaagatgttagatgcagccatacaataaatgagattaaataatcgagacaaaagccttgtttggggaaaaggtgagatttaaccttatgattttggtggttaaatgttggtcataaatcaatgtgtgagGAATTGAGAGATTGAAGTAAAGAAtcgtaagtaatgatagttaattaaactaataTTTAGTTGGACTTGTTCCCGATAATTATTCCTGAAATAAATAGTTCCGGAGTGGGGCGTTACAGATTATGAATATTTCgccatgttatatatatgtatatattggtaAATGCTATGACATGGTTGAgtattagattgcatcatggcatatccatatgtATACTACCTGTAAGTAATTACTGTGGATGCTTTGAAGTGCGAAGAGGAATGcaggacgcacaggtaagttcaggtgagtttatggtgttACTTAAAATGAtcgagttatggcatgactatatttatgctttaggcaactccgaccttGTTGTACAGGTTGTAATGATAGGCAACTTCGACATTGTCGTATAGGTTGCccatgagtcgtacatgttaCAATAGATGcagttagagctcataaaccagcacctcggtgttagtgctcctgtccgtggccagggcacagttcttcacgtgatgttcacctctcataccttacgctcaccttggatccaaggtaagtgcaaagtcctgtcgtacagaccactacagatggttccgacttgtaggtgacctaCAATTATTCACACAGTCTTCACGTAATCGTAGCACTTGaacatatttatttacacccaatcCTGTTGTACAAACCACTaaaggtggttctgactcgtgtgcagggatatgtgatgaactatgggttcagccgtacaggccacaagaggtggatccgGTTGACATATTACTTGgatattgattgatgagatatggatgagtcatacaggtcactataggtgactccgacttatgagctaatATTgactgatgagatatggatgagtcgtacaggtcactataggtgactctgacttatgagctagcatttactgatgagatatggatgagtcgcACAGGTCACCTATATGGATGAGTCgcacaggtcactataggtgactctgatttatgtgctagcattgattgatgagatatggataagtcgtacaggtcactataagtgactccgacttatgagctagcattgactgatgagatatggataagttgtacaggtcactataggtgactccgacttatgttctagcattgattgatgagatatagttgcagttgtacaggtcaccataggtgactccaactggcgtgctagtatgggttattaagcacatgattatttatattgttaATGAGATGATGTGTCGTGGTATACTTATAGATTTACTGTtagtatacttttgatttcatacttatacgtagtatgattttctggaaactatacaagttttacggcgaggggttactacctttgataattgaaatgattttgaaaatcttTGTGTTGCTcactcacactttttttttttgcacccctccaggttctagtagcaaagtttcgtatcgacgaggactTGTGACACTCCCCAGTTCAGGTGGCTCCTTATGAtggtataattattatcttacctcattatatttttcttatgctctgtatcacgtgtgaaatgggtccaAAATCGCTCACCACGCACTCGTGTAtataggcacttttaggtttaaatttagggaactttaatgaaaagcacacggtactgttcactttaacaaaaaaccacatttttacactaaaaagtcaatcatggtactattcacgttaccctttattttgtctttatcattaaaactcaaagttttcaaacccttttcattagttttcctttaaatttattcacattttacatattatcacactttatggtttcgtcaccttccaggtgttggccagcacagctcgattcggagtcctagtggacattccgagtCGGGATGTGTCATCTCCTCATGGGTCACTCAAGAAATCAATCCCCACGCCGAGAACAAATCAATTCATTATGTCGGAGCTAACACCTCTTTTCAAGAGCTCGGTCATCATTCATTTACTAGAGCCAACACAACTTTTTGAAGGCCTAATCATTCCTTCACTACTCCTAAGCTGAAGCTAGCCCTAACTTTTCGAAAGTCCAGCTTAAAAAAGCAAACTTGAAACTAATAAATTGGGCATAGAACGTGTTGGAATAATAACTTGTTATGATACAAGGGCCACCACCAATGTCAATAAAATTGTTTTCAACTTAACCATATTAAGTTTTATAATAACAAATCTCGGTGTTTAGACTGTGAATAGAAGTCAACGCCAAAGGTGATTGTAAATGAGACTATTTTATACCTTGTGCTTGACCAttggcctggcaaacgggtcgtgttagtcgtgttcgtgtccttttcgtgtaacacctgttatcttaacgggtcgtgtcgtgtcgtgtcacacctgttatcttaacgggtccttaacaggtcgggtcactttacccgttgggtaaagtgacccgacccgttatgatccattaagaaaaatattttttttttcttaaatttgcacataccacaaattgtcacataaatattacttcaaaaacattaaaacacatttgtcgtttaagtactacatctacactcgaaaataagagcctcataaaaaatacgtccatacactactaatctattacaaatattaaatgtgcaaggatatgcaaaatgaaagcgtttttttttttcaaggttgtgaagcctttctcaaaagtttaaacattgacaatggaactcaaagcttaatgaaagtgacccactagagtgtttattcgtactttcattaagtataacataagattttgtggtatccactaatgtaaatattttaaattgaagatcgaattcattcattgtattcatatagggtcaaggagtgtagttgtaaaaaatcatcaaattcggagttaaaataaccgttcaattgtgatttttcgtttataaccgtcgaaaagttttgtcccgttacttaatctttaaatgtttgttttttgaaatttttggcatatgcgatctcgaagcatatacaaacaagtacgatggttagatcgttgaatctagtttcgtagaatgcgtatctcatcaaaacaatagattcactaacacttaagagtttattcttactttcattaagtataacataagattttgtggtatccactagtgtaaatattttaaattgaagatcaaattcattcattgtattcatatagggtcaaggagtgtagctgtaaaaaatcatcaaaatcggagttaaaataaccgttaaatcatgatttttcgtttataaccgtcgaaaagttttgtctcgttactttatatctgaatgtttttttttgcaatttttggcatatgcaatctcgaagtatatacaaacatgtttaacggttggatcgttgaaactagtttcgtagaatgcgtatcccatcaaaacaatagattcactaacacttaaagattttattcatactttcatcaagtataacataagattttgtggtatccactagtgtaaatattttaaattgaagatcgaatttattcattgtatttatatagggtcaatgagtgtagctgtaaaaattatcaaaatcagagttaaaataactgttaaattgtgatttttcgtttataaccgtcgaaaagttttgtcccattacttgatctctgaatgtttttttttgcaatttttggcatatgcaatctcgaagcatataccaacaagtttgatggttggatcgttgaaactagtttcgcaaaatgcgtatctcatcaaaacaatatattcactaacacttaaaagtttattaatatttttattaagtataacataagattttgtggtatccactagtgtaaatattttaaattgaagatcaaattcattcattgtattcatatagggtcaaggagtgtagatgtaaaaaatcatcaaaatcggagttaaaataaccgttaaatcgtgatttttcgtttataaccgtcgaaaagttttgtcctgttacttgatctttgaatgtttgttttttgcaatttttggtgtatgagaTCTCGAAGCGTATACAAACAAGttcgacggttggatcgttgaatcTAGTTTCGCAAaattcgtatctcatcaaaacaataaatttactaacacttaagagtttattcatattttcattaagtataacataagattttgtggtatccactagtgtaagtattttaaattgaagatcgaattcattcattgtattcatatagggtcaaggagtgtagttgtaaaaaattatcaaaattagagttaaaataaccgttaaatcatgatttttcgtttatcaccgtcgaaaagttttgtttcgttacttgatctttgaatgtttgtttttttcaatttttggcgtatgcgatctcgaagtatatacaaacatgtttgactgttggatcgttgaaactagtttcgtagaatgcgtatcccatcaaaacaatagattcactaacacttaagagtttatttatactttcatcaagtatattttgtggtatccactagtgtaaatattttaaattgaagatcgaattgattcattgtattcatatagggtcaaggagtgtagctgtaaaaaattatcaaaatcggagttaaaataaccgttaaatcgtgatttttcgtttataaccgtcgaaaagttttgtctcgttacttgatctgtgaatgtttgttttttgtaattttttactgatgcgatctcgaagcatatacaaacaagtttgacggttggattgttgaaattagttttgtataattcgtatcccatgaagttcaatggtgtgtgtttgtgtatatatatatatatttatttattaagtagatttaaatctatttattttgtatgtataattattatagtttttaggggtataaaatttaatttaaaatttaatatatatatatataattattatagtatatatatactataatagttaatattttgggggtataattattatagtatatatatatactataatagttaatattttggggtataattattatagtatatataattattataattattatagttaatttaatatatatatatatatatatatataattatagtttttaggggtataaaattgttaaattaatatatatataattattatagtatttttttagggttataaaattattaaattaatattctgcttatcgtgtatcgtgttacccacgtgtatacccgaactaacccgttatcttaacaggtgcttatcaggttacccgataacaatccgtttcgttatcgtgtcgacccgaacacctgttaatttcgtgtcatgTCGTGTCAGATTATCGgatcgtgtcaggaattgccaggcctacttGACCACACTAATTTACCATGTTAATAAACAAACTCATATTTGTCAAAGCTCAATTCTAAACCACACACGTTCAAGCAAAAGAATCTAACCTCCCTATGCTTCCGCCCCTAATGTGGAATATACAGATACTTTGTCAGAATCCCAGCCAACAAGATCCTTCCACGTGGCAAGAAGCCAGCCAATATGGAGAAAGCACCCGTCCACCAGGTATGTTAGATAttagaaaataaattgaatattAAGAAAAGGTGAGAAAAATAAGGAAGAACGTATTGTGTTGGAACGTTTTGTGTTGGAGTAATTTGGACCTCAAAATTTTGTCTGGTTGATGTTCACACACCTTCAAAACCTCCCAGATTCTCACACACCTTTACTTGCACCAGAACACCATCCTCGTTCATCATCAAGTTTTCCCTCTCTTCATAACTCCTGAATCTCTGGCTATATTTCTGATCAAAATCTCCCATTTTCTCGGAAAACCCATCACCAGATTCTTGGCATTTCCCTGAATCCAGCTGCAAAGTTTTTGGGAAGAGTTCTGATCTGGGTGTTCCACAAAAAGGTGGTTTGAGCttttgagagagagtgagatatGATGGTGGGGGCTGCTCTGTCTGTGGTGGGTTCGTCGGTGGTGGACTCGCACACTAGTCCTTGCCTGTGTTTGGATGCGCTGCCGACTACGGCGATGAATCTCAAGAGCGGGGGAGAAATGGGTTTTCAGAGGAATTCAATGGCCAAGAAGCATGTGGTGAAACCAGGCTCCTTAGAGTTGGTCAGTTCGTTCATTGATTCCGGCCACGACAGGCGATTTTCGATGAAAGCTATTCCTGGTATTGGCAGAAGGAGTATGAGGAAGCGAAAGAACCGGGGTTTTGTAATTGTTAATGAGCTTGCAGGGCAATACGAAGACAGTTTTGAGGATGTTAAAACGGTGAGAAACTTGCCTCCTATTGATAATTTTGATGTTCAAGATCTTTTATATGTTCAACTGATCTCTTACATAACATGATGTAGTTTGTTGGTGTTTTGGTGGTTAATTTTATGATACTTATCTTAGAAATTTGCGTTTGGCTTTGTTTATACAAGAATTACGGCTTCATTTGTGGTCCGTTTCGTAGTTTGAAATTCTATGTAGATTGGTTAGTTTCTAGAGTCCATTTGATGTGGGAAGATGACCGTCGACGGAGCATCTTATTGTAACGTAGCTGACTGTAATTTCTCTGCCTGCAGCAATTACTCAACTACTTTACGTACAAGGCCGTGAGGACTGTTATGAACCAGCTGTATGAGATGAACCCAACACAATATAGGTGGTTGTACGAGTAAGTGATCGATCAGGCCGCTTTCGTAATATGGATTTGACCTCATATTTTAACAACTTTGTTGTTTTATCTAACTCCTGCTTCCATTTTCTTTGGGACAGTTTTGTTGCAACTCACAAGCCTGGAGACGGGAAGCGGTTCCTCCGCACCCTTGGGAAGGTACTCTATAAAATCTTGTGTTCCGTGGTTGCTTAGAACTCAAAAGAGGGACgacatttgttttgtttcgatTATAATTGTATTAGACGCTGAACAGAGAGTTCCACTGAACCATTCCTTTCGCAACTCGTTTGCGTAGCTGAAATCACTTTCTGGAAACCTCACAATCTAAAGCACAAGACTCACTTTCACACCAATATTTTCTGTCCCTTTGATGTTTTACCTGCAAATTTACACAAATGACGGAAATACAAGGCGTGCTGATTGACAGGAGAGGCAGGAACTTGCTGAGAGAGTAATGGTGACACGGCTTCACCTGTACGGTAAATGGGTCAAGGTAAGCAATTTCAAGCATTTTTCTTGAGCAAGCAAAGCATATATATGGCACGGAAGATGTTGAACAATGTGAGAAGTATTTTTCTTGGACGCACTTTGATGCAGAAATGCGATCATGCCGCAATATATCAAGGAATCTCAGACGAGAACTTGGAGTTGATGCGTGAACGGCTTATTGAGACTGTGATATGGCCCTCCGATGACAACACGGAGAAGATTGGCTGACGGGGGATTGTGGCTTTCGTCGTGCATGGTTGAGCTTGAGCCTTGTTTGTTGTTCCTAGTCTAGTCTAGGTATGTTATTTGGCACCAAGTCCAACTAATAAGTTGGTGAATATCTGTAAATTGTATATAACGTATGAATTTGATCAAATATCCTCCTCACCCTCCCTCACCACCTGGCCTAACTTCAAGAGCTTCAGGCCCTTTGGTTGCGATTGAATCCATGTAAACGAAAACTCCTCGTACGTTTTGCAGTAAATGAAACAAAATTCGTATCACTAACTGAAAACGAGCATTGTCCTTCTAGCTCTTCTCTTACAATGGAAGGGAAACGAATCCCGAAACTAATTTTAAGCTTATTAATGTTTACATCCTCGGCAAGAATTTTAAAATACTTAGATGAATAATTTggagaaaatttttaaaatcctccaattCAAATCCAAAGAATATGGTTGAAAATGCATACAAAGAAAGAGATAGGATGTCCGCATGGAAAAACAAAATACCGTTTACATCGAAATGCACAAACTTGAAATCTGAACTGATGTAGAAAATGCATCATTTGGTCAGTACTAGTTCCCATAGGGCTTTCTCAATTCGGAAGCAGCCAAGGTAAATCTTCTACAACACAATCAGCCCTGCCTCAATCAGTGGCATCGGAGCATCCTTTGCCCGATACTcctcaacacaaaagcttccaCGAGGCCTTTGACGCAACAACATGCCACGATTATTCTGGTCACTTTATACATTTGGAAATAAAAGATTGCCCATGTATACATGTTTACAAATCTGACATGACACCACGGTATTGTAC
Protein-coding regions in this window:
- the LOC126589579 gene encoding chaperonin-like RbcX protein 2, chloroplastic, which translates into the protein MMVGAALSVVGSSVVDSHTSPCLCLDALPTTAMNLKSGGEMGFQRNSMAKKHVVKPGSLELVSSFIDSGHDRRFSMKAIPGIGRRSMRKRKNRGFVIVNELAGQYEDSFEDVKTQLLNYFTYKAVRTVMNQLYEMNPTQYRWLYDFVATHKPGDGKRFLRTLGKERQELAERVMVTRLHLYGKWVKKCDHAAIYQGISDENLELMRERLIETVIWPSDDNTEKIG